A DNA window from Bacteroidales bacterium contains the following coding sequences:
- the ffh gene encoding signal recognition particle protein: protein MFENLSERLESAFKIIKGQGYITEINVAESLKDVRRALLDADVSFKIAKQFTDTVKEKAMGQNVLKAVSPGQLMVKIVHDELAELMGGESTDINLKGNPSVILIAGLQGSGKTTLSAKLASHIKSKRGKKPLLVACDVYRPAAIEQLKVLGGQINVEVFTEEDNREPVKIAKKAIAHARTMGHQVVIVDTAGRLAIDDEMMREIAALKEALNPHEILFVVDAMTGQDAVNTAKAFNDLLDFDGVVLTKLDGDTRGGAALSIKSIVDKPIKFVGIGEKLDAIDVFHPSRMADRILGMGDIVSLVERAQEQFDVDQARSLQKKLAKNQFNFDDFLSQIRQIKKMGNVKDLMAMIPGMGKAVKDLDVGDDAFKGIEAIIQSMTPQERSDPAVLNGSRRKRIAIGSGNDIQEVNRLVKQFEDTRKMMKAVAGEGARNMMKMMQQQKGRRR, encoded by the coding sequence ATGTTTGAAAACCTAAGCGAAAGACTGGAATCTGCCTTCAAGATCATCAAAGGCCAGGGATATATAACGGAGATCAATGTTGCCGAATCGTTAAAAGATGTGCGCCGTGCACTGCTTGATGCCGATGTTAGTTTTAAGATCGCCAAGCAGTTTACTGATACGGTGAAAGAAAAAGCCATGGGGCAGAACGTGCTCAAAGCTGTTTCGCCGGGGCAGTTGATGGTAAAAATTGTGCATGATGAACTTGCGGAGTTGATGGGCGGTGAAAGCACTGACATTAATCTGAAAGGAAACCCATCGGTAATCCTGATTGCCGGGCTACAAGGTTCTGGAAAAACGACACTCTCAGCCAAGCTTGCCAGTCATATCAAGTCAAAACGTGGCAAAAAACCATTGCTTGTAGCTTGCGATGTTTACCGACCGGCTGCCATTGAACAATTAAAAGTTCTTGGAGGCCAGATCAACGTTGAGGTTTTCACAGAAGAAGATAACCGCGAACCTGTAAAAATAGCAAAGAAAGCCATTGCCCATGCACGCACGATGGGCCATCAGGTTGTGATTGTCGATACCGCCGGCCGCCTCGCCATTGACGACGAAATGATGCGTGAAATCGCAGCCCTGAAAGAGGCACTGAACCCGCATGAAATTCTCTTCGTTGTGGATGCGATGACCGGTCAGGATGCCGTAAATACAGCAAAAGCTTTTAACGACCTTCTCGATTTCGATGGGGTGGTTCTTACCAAACTTGACGGTGACACACGTGGTGGCGCAGCTCTTTCAATTAAGTCAATTGTGGACAAACCCATCAAGTTTGTTGGCATTGGCGAAAAGCTTGATGCCATTGATGTTTTCCACCCTTCACGTATGGCTGACCGTATCCTTGGCATGGGTGATATAGTATCGCTTGTTGAACGCGCACAGGAACAGTTTGATGTAGATCAGGCCCGCTCACTGCAAAAAAAACTGGCTAAAAATCAATTTAATTTTGATGATTTCCTTTCGCAAATCAGGCAGATCAAGAAGATGGGCAATGTGAAAGATTTAATGGCTATGATTCCCGGAATGGGTAAAGCAGTAAAAGATCTTGATGTTGGTGATGATGCATTCAAAGGAATTGAAGCCATCATACAATCCATGACACCGCAGGAAAGGAGTGATCCTGCGGTTCTGAATGGAAGCCGTCGTAAAAGGATTGCCATTGGAAGTGGAAATGATATACAGGAGGTGAACCGATTGGTGAAGCAGTTTGAAGATACGCGCAAAATGATGAAAGCTGTTGCAGGTGAAGGCGCCCGGAATATGATGAAGATGATGCAGCAGCAAAAGGGAAGGCGAAGGTAG
- a CDS encoding YtxH domain-containing protein, translating to MKSSSGNFLIGFISGAIAGALAGVLLAPDKGSETRKKVTEKAKKIKDDLEKDFSAKVDDLKDYVNESVNDVKSKFSKAEKKVEAVEAEVRKAAK from the coding sequence ATGAAAAGTTCAAGTGGAAATTTTTTAATCGGATTTATTTCTGGAGCAATAGCCGGTGCTTTAGCTGGCGTTTTATTAGCCCCAGACAAGGGAAGTGAAACCAGGAAAAAAGTAACTGAAAAGGCAAAAAAGATCAAGGATGACCTTGAAAAGGATTTCTCTGCGAAAGTGGATGACCTCAAAGACTACGTTAATGAAAGTGTTAATGATGTGAAATCCAAATTTTCAAAGGCCGAAAAAAAAGTTGAGGCCGTGGAAGCTGAAGTGAGGAAAGCAGCAAAGTAA
- a CDS encoding PD40 domain-containing protein: MCIKKILLIFGILSAFAFDVHPQEVKRLTSSRKAARSYQNAIDSYTKRDFCQALISVSKALRSDNKFIEAYLLAGDISLEMKDQSSAITYYEKAINLNPSHFPPANYILGNLYYNTSQYDKALSSFKYYAGFRLSADEKLLVQKRIELAEQALELKSRPVLFEPVNLCHNINTENDEYVNAISADGQSLIFTVRTPNQEPRSLKQFREEFYVSQLENYNWQKAKPLRFITANSVSEGALALSYDNKFIFFTSCHQPDGFGSCDLYYSKRQGDLWSEPQNLGPIINSSSWESQPSLSSDGRTLYFASSRPGGFGGSDIWKSVLQTDGTWSRPENLGDVINTAEDEMSPYIHADGQTLYFSSKGHPGLGGADLFISRLQPTLSWSEPMNLGYPINTTSDEINIIIDPQGMHGYISSSLPQGKGGYDIYKFELHENIKPLQVSYFKGIVRSSTSLKPLDANIDLIDLETSRLYIQSISDASNGEFLLVLPTGKSYALNVNRKGYLFYSHHFPLDTVTGIVEPVILDIFLKPVELGQTVILKNVFFAHNSYELESSSLAELNLLVDLLNENPGIGLEILGHTDNTGTVNYNLELSNNRARAVFNYLVDKNIEENRISYTGMGDKSPVDTNSTPEGRANNRRTEFRIVNYKNE; this comes from the coding sequence ATGTGCATCAAAAAAATCCTCCTCATTTTCGGTATTTTGTCAGCATTCGCTTTTGACGTTCATCCGCAGGAAGTGAAGCGGTTGACATCCTCCCGCAAAGCAGCCCGTTCATATCAAAATGCCATAGACTCTTACACAAAACGTGATTTCTGCCAGGCGCTAATCAGTGTATCAAAGGCGTTGCGTTCTGACAATAAATTTATTGAGGCATACCTGCTGGCAGGTGACATTTCGTTGGAGATGAAAGATCAGTCCTCAGCGATTACATACTACGAAAAAGCCATTAACTTAAATCCCAGCCACTTTCCTCCAGCGAATTATATTCTTGGAAACCTTTATTACAACACGAGTCAATACGACAAAGCGCTCAGCAGTTTCAAATACTATGCTGGCTTTAGATTGTCCGCTGATGAGAAATTGCTTGTGCAGAAACGCATCGAATTGGCGGAGCAAGCTCTTGAACTGAAAAGCAGGCCGGTACTTTTTGAACCGGTGAATCTTTGCCACAATATCAACACCGAAAATGATGAATACGTAAACGCAATATCTGCCGATGGGCAAAGTTTGATTTTTACTGTCAGAACTCCAAATCAGGAACCCAGATCACTCAAACAGTTCAGGGAAGAATTTTATGTTTCTCAACTTGAAAATTATAACTGGCAAAAAGCCAAACCCTTGCGGTTTATCACAGCAAACTCGGTCAGCGAAGGTGCTCTTGCTCTCTCATACGATAATAAATTCATCTTCTTTACTTCCTGCCATCAGCCTGATGGTTTCGGAAGTTGCGATCTTTACTATAGTAAACGACAGGGTGATTTATGGTCAGAACCTCAGAATCTGGGGCCAATAATAAACAGTTCGTCCTGGGAATCACAACCTTCACTGTCATCGGATGGGCGAACGTTGTATTTCGCAAGCAGCCGCCCAGGTGGTTTTGGCGGTTCGGATATCTGGAAGAGTGTGTTGCAAACCGATGGAACCTGGAGCAGGCCGGAAAACCTGGGCGATGTAATTAACACTGCTGAAGATGAAATGTCACCGTATATTCATGCTGATGGCCAAACCCTGTATTTTTCTTCAAAAGGTCATCCCGGGCTGGGTGGAGCCGACTTGTTTATCAGTCGCCTTCAACCGACTTTGTCGTGGTCAGAACCGATGAACCTTGGATATCCCATCAATACCACTTCAGATGAAATCAATATTATCATTGATCCTCAGGGAATGCATGGCTATATTTCAAGCAGCCTGCCACAGGGAAAGGGGGGTTATGACATCTATAAGTTTGAATTGCATGAAAACATAAAGCCATTGCAGGTTTCTTATTTTAAAGGTATTGTACGCAGTAGCACATCATTAAAGCCACTTGATGCAAACATTGACTTGATTGATTTGGAAACCAGCCGCCTGTATATTCAATCAATATCTGATGCCAGCAATGGAGAGTTCTTGCTTGTATTGCCAACCGGTAAAAGCTATGCCCTTAATGTGAACCGCAAAGGATACCTGTTTTACTCACATCATTTCCCACTTGACACAGTAACTGGCATCGTTGAGCCTGTTATTTTGGATATTTTCTTAAAACCCGTTGAGTTGGGTCAGACAGTTATCCTAAAAAATGTTTTCTTTGCACATAATTCCTATGAGCTTGAAAGTTCGTCATTGGCTGAACTCAATTTACTTGTAGATCTTTTAAATGAAAATCCCGGAATTGGACTCGAAATTCTTGGACATACTGACAATACCGGCACCGTTAACTACAATCTTGAACTTTCAAATAATAGGGCCAGAGCGGTATTTAATTACCTGGTTGATAAAAACATTGAAGAAAACCGGATTTCATATACGGGCATGGGCGACAAAAGTCCGGTGGATACTAACTCAACCCCAGAGGGCAGAGCAAATAACCGCAGAACAGAATTTAGAATAGTGAATTATAAAAACGAATGA
- a CDS encoding phage holin family protein: MAKSFFSQSITDLINSIRRYFDIRFTQVKLEVMEKTARIISLIIAAVFLLTLFMLFLIFISFAAALWVGELLQSQALGYLCVAGFYLIVGLLTLILRRRLFLGAVISHLSEIFFEEKNIDSDEEN; the protein is encoded by the coding sequence ATGGCAAAATCATTTTTCAGTCAGTCAATCACTGACCTGATAAACAGCATCAGAAGATATTTCGATATCCGGTTTACACAGGTTAAGCTGGAAGTCATGGAAAAAACGGCTAGAATTATTTCACTGATTATTGCAGCCGTTTTTCTTCTGACGCTGTTTATGCTTTTTCTCATCTTTATCTCCTTCGCTGCAGCCCTTTGGGTAGGCGAGTTGCTGCAAAGCCAGGCGTTGGGTTATCTATGTGTTGCCGGGTTTTATCTGATTGTGGGTCTGCTGACCCTAATTCTTAGGCGACGGTTGTTTCTTGGCGCAGTCATAAGCCATTTGTCAGAGATATTTTTCGAAGAAAAAAATATAGATAGTGATGAAGAGAATTAG
- a CDS encoding leucyl/phenylalanyl-tRNA--protein transferase has translation MPQFLSSSIAFTDVTEADEDGLLAIGGDLSSERLLLAYAKGIFPWYEEPYPVLWWSPDPRMILFPEDIIISHSLRQRLNKKKFEVRIDTAFEEVIKRCAENGHRSDMGTWITPEMIEAYSELHFKGYAHSFETWNDNELVGGLYGVSLGRAFFGESMFHQKTDASKIALVFLTRLMKQLNFHFIDVQQETSHLKSMGAKSLARAKFLDLLNQALKFETIRGKWTKFGPELNS, from the coding sequence ATGCCTCAATTTTTATCTTCCTCTATTGCTTTTACTGATGTTACTGAAGCTGATGAGGATGGACTTTTAGCCATTGGTGGAGACCTGAGTTCCGAAAGATTATTATTGGCGTACGCGAAGGGTATTTTCCCCTGGTATGAAGAACCTTATCCTGTTTTATGGTGGTCGCCCGATCCTCGGATGATTTTATTTCCTGAAGACATCATCATTTCGCACAGCCTGCGCCAAAGGCTCAACAAAAAGAAATTTGAAGTTCGCATTGACACTGCTTTTGAGGAAGTTATAAAGCGTTGCGCTGAAAATGGGCATAGAAGCGATATGGGTACCTGGATCACACCGGAAATGATAGAAGCTTATAGCGAACTCCACTTTAAGGGTTACGCTCACTCGTTTGAAACCTGGAATGACAATGAATTGGTTGGAGGATTATACGGTGTGAGCCTGGGCCGGGCTTTCTTTGGCGAGTCAATGTTTCATCAGAAAACAGATGCTTCAAAGATTGCCCTGGTTTTCCTTACCCGTTTAATGAAACAACTTAACTTCCATTTCATTGATGTTCAACAAGAAACAAGCCATCTCAAAAGCATGGGCGCAAAATCCCTGGCAAGGGCCAAATTTCTGGATTTATTGAACCAAGCCCTTAAGTTTGAAACAATCAGAGGTAAATGGACTAAATTTGGGCCTGAATTAAATAGCTAA
- a CDS encoding PAS domain S-box protein → MIKPDNLNSRMSDKKDASSVNQDIVRKYIDLFNRLPIGIYRTTPDGKILTANPAFLALIGCNHLDDLEGIDLSKTHKNIEARLQFMREIEEQGEVFAKESILVCNDGKEIIVEEYAKVYKDDNDDVLFYEGIVIDITGKKRDHQRIAFLYSFKELILNLTSSFINIRLADIDDQIVFSLKSIGSFIGADRSYVFLFDDDMRTMSNTHESVTENTTSVINELQELTTSDFPWWMNNLKKNRPIIIPDVSELPELAKNEKEIFLRQNIQSLFAVPMFFDYRLIGFLGFDMVRDRKMVNNDTLELLNIAASLFANILNYQETEQKIIENSKHLERLVEERTLELESANKQLKLVAESSNDVIWTMDMNLHTTYMSPSVFKQLGFTAEEYLAMPVEERIPPESLKKVKETFSEELAMLKSGERKPGEHSVIFEMLHKNKSGELVWGEVSFNFLFDAKGNPIGIHGITRNVHERKLAEDDLWESNERFKSLVENTSDWIWEVNAKGIYTYVSPVCESLLGYKTEEVIGRSFSEFLDPENKKQVVKFFKNMALSKRSFKNQENIALHKNGRKVFLETSGIPIYNAKGGFIGYRGVDRDITEKKNIESALKHSQSRLSQHLRNTPMGYIEWDNKFEVIEWNPAAQKIFGYNKTQAMVENMVEKLVPFELRDEVLGLFPKIIQSGKPVRTVNRCLTREGKKILCEWFNTPLYNESENIIGMASLVREVSQPE, encoded by the coding sequence ATGATTAAGCCTGACAACCTCAATTCCAGGATGAGTGACAAGAAGGACGCTTCCTCTGTTAACCAGGATATTGTAAGAAAATACATTGACCTTTTTAACAGGCTTCCGATTGGTATTTACCGAACCACACCCGATGGAAAAATACTCACTGCCAATCCTGCTTTTTTAGCTCTCATAGGATGTAACCATCTTGATGATCTTGAAGGCATTGACCTGAGCAAAACGCATAAAAACATTGAAGCCAGACTGCAATTCATGAGGGAAATAGAAGAACAAGGAGAAGTTTTTGCAAAGGAATCTATCCTGGTTTGTAATGATGGAAAAGAAATTATTGTTGAAGAGTATGCTAAAGTTTACAAAGATGATAATGATGATGTATTGTTTTATGAAGGTATTGTCATTGACATAACCGGCAAAAAACGCGATCATCAGCGCATTGCTTTCCTATACAGTTTCAAAGAACTTATCCTGAACCTTACTAGTTCGTTCATCAACATTCGGCTCGCTGATATTGATGATCAAATCGTTTTTTCGCTAAAAAGCATTGGAAGCTTTATCGGAGCCGACCGTTCGTATGTATTCCTTTTTGATGACGATATGCGCACTATGAGCAATACGCACGAATCGGTTACCGAGAACACTACTTCAGTAATTAATGAACTTCAGGAACTTACAACTTCTGACTTTCCTTGGTGGATGAACAACCTTAAGAAAAACAGGCCCATTATCATACCCGATGTTAGTGAATTACCCGAATTGGCTAAAAACGAAAAGGAGATTTTTTTACGGCAGAATATCCAGTCTTTATTTGCTGTACCCATGTTTTTCGATTACCGGCTTATAGGTTTCCTGGGTTTTGATATGGTTCGCGATCGCAAAATGGTTAACAACGACACTCTCGAGCTTTTAAACATCGCTGCAAGTCTTTTTGCCAACATTCTCAACTATCAGGAAACTGAGCAAAAGATTATTGAAAACAGCAAACACCTCGAAAGGCTTGTTGAAGAGCGCACGCTCGAGCTCGAAAGCGCCAACAAGCAATTAAAATTAGTTGCTGAAAGCAGTAATGATGTGATCTGGACAATGGACATGAATCTTCACACCACCTACATGAGCCCATCTGTTTTCAAGCAGTTGGGCTTTACCGCTGAGGAATATCTTGCGATGCCGGTCGAAGAAAGGATCCCACCCGAATCACTGAAAAAAGTCAAAGAGACATTCAGTGAAGAATTAGCAATGCTTAAAAGTGGTGAGCGGAAGCCTGGTGAGCATTCGGTCATTTTTGAAATGCTCCATAAGAATAAGAGTGGGGAACTTGTATGGGGCGAAGTTAGTTTCAATTTTTTGTTTGATGCCAAAGGTAACCCAATCGGAATACATGGCATAACCCGCAATGTGCATGAACGTAAATTAGCTGAAGATGACCTTTGGGAAAGCAATGAAAGGTTTAAATCACTTGTGGAAAATACCAGCGATTGGATTTGGGAAGTAAATGCTAAAGGAATTTACACTTATGTTAGCCCCGTTTGCGAATCACTACTCGGCTATAAAACAGAAGAGGTTATCGGCAGATCATTCAGCGAATTTTTAGATCCTGAAAATAAGAAACAAGTCGTTAAGTTCTTCAAAAACATGGCCCTATCGAAAAGATCGTTCAAAAACCAGGAGAATATTGCCCTACATAAAAATGGACGAAAAGTTTTCCTGGAAACCAGTGGAATTCCCATCTATAATGCCAAGGGAGGTTTTATTGGATATCGCGGTGTTGACCGCGATATCACCGAGAAAAAGAATATTGAATCAGCCTTGAAGCATTCTCAGTCAAGATTATCACAACATCTGCGAAATACACCCATGGGTTACATTGAATGGGACAATAAATTTGAAGTAATTGAATGGAACCCGGCTGCACAAAAAATATTCGGTTACAATAAAACACAAGCCATGGTTGAAAACATGGTTGAAAAGCTTGTCCCTTTCGAGCTTAGAGATGAAGTGCTTGGATTGTTCCCTAAGATCATCCAAAGCGGAAAGCCTGTCCGTACGGTAAATCGCTGCCTTACCAGGGAAGGGAAAAAAATACTTTGTGAATGGTTTAATACTCCCCTCTACAATGAATCAGAAAATATAATTGGAATGGCTTCGTTGGTCAGGGAAGTTTCTCAACCCGAATAA
- a CDS encoding 7-carboxy-7-deazaguanine synthase QueE, with the protein MQIKDDPRVISGEWLPVMEDFYTIQGEGHHTGKPAYFIRIGGCDNACHWCDVKASWFEAMFPLRSIDELLERTMVYPSRAVVVTGGEPLMYNLDLLCKTFREQGVRLFLETSGSDKLSGEWDWICLSPKKDIPVQPELFQNASELKVVVLDETYFSFAEELASQVPASTLLYLQPEWSLKSKSLPITIEYVKNNPRWMISLQSHKYMEIP; encoded by the coding sequence ATGCAAATAAAAGACGATCCAAGGGTGATTTCGGGTGAATGGCTTCCGGTGATGGAGGATTTTTACACCATCCAGGGCGAAGGACATCATACCGGCAAACCGGCCTATTTCATTCGCATTGGAGGTTGCGATAATGCCTGTCATTGGTGCGATGTGAAAGCATCGTGGTTTGAAGCCATGTTTCCTTTACGCAGTATTGATGAACTTCTGGAACGGACAATGGTATACCCCTCACGGGCTGTTGTAGTAACTGGCGGGGAACCCCTGATGTATAACCTTGATCTCTTATGCAAAACTTTTCGCGAACAAGGTGTCAGGCTTTTTCTTGAAACCTCAGGTTCGGATAAGCTGAGCGGTGAATGGGACTGGATTTGCCTCTCACCCAAAAAAGACATCCCGGTCCAACCAGAACTCTTTCAAAATGCCAGCGAACTTAAAGTAGTTGTACTTGATGAAACATATTTCAGCTTTGCCGAAGAACTGGCCAGTCAGGTGCCTGCATCCACTTTGCTTTATCTGCAGCCCGAGTGGAGCCTGAAAAGCAAATCGCTGCCGATTACAATCGAGTACGTTAAAAACAATCCCAGGTGGATGATTTCTTTACAAAGCCATAAGTATATGGAAATTCCATAG
- the folD gene encoding bifunctional methylenetetrahydrofolate dehydrogenase/methenyltetrahydrofolate cyclohydrolase FolD, which translates to MKIIDGKAVAKKKKEEIAAVVAKMIDDEIRAPHLAAVIVGEDPASMTYVRSKEKAAASVGITSSVYRYPETISEKELLEVIDFLNADEDVDGFIVQLPLPVHISSSKVIQRIDPAKDVDGFHPLNTGRLVQNLPSYLPATPFGILQLLEHYKIETEGKHCVIVGRSQIVGTPMSLLLSRKDKPGNCTVTLCHSQTKDLPSITSQADILIAAIGKPEFITAGMVKQGAVVIDVGIHRIEDNDKGDYHLVGDVKFDEVASKTSFITPVPGGVGPMTIVGLLQNTLKAAKKEIYK; encoded by the coding sequence ATGAAAATAATTGATGGGAAGGCGGTAGCCAAAAAGAAAAAAGAAGAGATTGCAGCAGTTGTAGCCAAAATGATTGACGATGAGATCAGGGCGCCGCACCTTGCTGCCGTTATTGTTGGTGAGGACCCGGCAAGTATGACTTATGTCAGAAGCAAAGAAAAAGCAGCGGCAAGTGTTGGAATCACTTCATCGGTGTATCGCTATCCCGAAACCATAAGTGAAAAAGAATTGCTGGAAGTTATTGATTTCCTGAATGCAGATGAAGATGTTGATGGTTTCATCGTTCAGCTACCCCTGCCTGTGCATATTTCTTCCTCGAAAGTAATTCAACGGATTGATCCCGCCAAAGATGTAGATGGCTTTCACCCGCTTAATACAGGCCGTCTGGTTCAGAACCTTCCCTCCTACCTGCCTGCTACACCCTTTGGAATCTTGCAATTGCTCGAGCACTACAAAATTGAAACCGAAGGAAAACATTGTGTTATAGTTGGTCGGAGCCAAATAGTAGGTACACCAATGAGTCTGCTGCTTTCCCGAAAGGATAAACCGGGAAACTGTACAGTAACACTTTGTCATAGCCAAACCAAAGATCTTCCATCAATAACCAGTCAGGCTGATATCCTTATAGCCGCAATCGGCAAACCAGAGTTTATAACAGCAGGAATGGTCAAACAAGGCGCTGTTGTAATTGACGTCGGCATTCACCGGATCGAAGACAATGACAAAGGAGATTATCACCTGGTTGGCGATGTAAAATTTGATGAAGTTGCCAGCAAGACATCCTTCATTACTCCGGTTCCGGGTGGGGTCGGACCAATGACAATTGTAGGCTTGCTTCAAAACACGCTCAAAGCGGCTAAAAAGGAAATTTATAAATAA
- a CDS encoding ion transporter — protein MRPDPTPAWRSKMYDVIFEADTFEGKLFDVILLIAIAGSIIIVLLESVKGVRIRIGETLRVIEWTFTFLFSLEYILRIIVVRRPREYIFSFYGIVDFVAIIPTYLAFIFVGAQSLLIFRALRLLRIFRVFKMGRYVSEAKALAMALQASIRKILVFFATVLVLVLILGSIMYLVEGEDHGFSSIPMGIYWAIVTLTTVGFGDIVPLTVAGKLIANFTMLLGYAIIAIPTGIVTVEMARTRTIKVSRKVCDNCATAGHDINAKYCKHCGEEL, from the coding sequence ATGCGTCCTGATCCAACACCAGCATGGCGTTCGAAAATGTATGATGTAATTTTTGAAGCCGATACTTTTGAAGGCAAACTATTTGATGTGATTCTCCTGATAGCAATTGCCGGGAGTATTATCATTGTTTTGCTTGAAAGCGTTAAGGGAGTCCGTATCAGAATTGGCGAAACTTTAAGAGTGATTGAATGGACTTTCACTTTCCTCTTTTCCCTTGAATATATACTTCGCATCATTGTTGTAAGAAGACCACGGGAATACATTTTCAGCTTTTACGGTATTGTTGATTTTGTTGCCATAATCCCGACTTATCTCGCGTTCATATTTGTTGGAGCTCAATCACTGTTGATTTTTCGTGCTTTACGTTTACTCAGAATTTTCAGGGTGTTTAAAATGGGAAGGTATGTTAGTGAGGCCAAAGCGCTTGCTATGGCCCTTCAGGCCAGTATAAGAAAAATCCTTGTTTTCTTTGCAACTGTGTTGGTGTTGGTTCTGATCCTTGGCTCAATTATGTACCTGGTTGAAGGCGAAGATCATGGATTCAGCAGCATACCCATGGGCATCTATTGGGCTATTGTAACGCTGACAACAGTTGGTTTTGGCGACATCGTTCCACTTACTGTTGCCGGAAAACTGATAGCAAATTTTACAATGCTGCTTGGTTATGCCATCATAGCCATTCCGACCGGGATTGTAACAGTAGAAATGGCCAGAACCCGTACCATTAAGGTTTCGCGAAAAGTTTGTGATAATTGTGCCACAGCTGGACATGATATCAATGCCAAATACTGTAAACATTGCGGAGAAGAGTTGTAA
- a CDS encoding threonine ammonia-lyase codes for MTTTNQTPELPHLSDIIKAQSVLKGVVKKTPLEPSKSFSAMSGAKVFMKLENLQSTGSFKVRGAYNRISSLSSEELKNGVVCASAGNHAQGVAYAATKLKVKSTVFMPVFTPPLKVIATKAYGAEVILTGDNFDDALAAAMQHRQKSGAHFIHPFDDPFIIAGQGTIGLEIFDQLETVQDVLVPIGGGGLIAGIAIALKNLNPEIRIIGVEAEGSQSMKLSIENNQVTSLKSVHTIADGIAVKTPGHLNFKAVKELVDEIVIVNDAEIARTTYLLLQRAKILAEPAGVAAMAAVLYKKAKIEKRIVVPVICGGNINMGLLQQVLEKGMMDEGLRARIQVLIPDQAGELKSIVSILEKVRANIFDISHERSITSVPVGFVMVTITFNLQDINQLDTIKELLDSRHMKYKVLK; via the coding sequence ATGACAACAACAAATCAAACCCCGGAACTCCCGCATTTATCAGATATCATCAAAGCCCAGTCTGTTTTAAAAGGCGTAGTGAAGAAAACACCGCTGGAGCCCAGTAAGTCTTTTTCAGCCATGTCGGGTGCAAAGGTTTTTATGAAGCTTGAGAATCTGCAATCCACAGGTTCTTTTAAGGTTCGCGGAGCATATAACAGGATCAGCAGCCTTTCAAGTGAGGAACTCAAAAATGGTGTAGTATGTGCATCAGCCGGCAATCATGCGCAGGGCGTCGCATATGCAGCAACAAAACTGAAAGTGAAAAGCACTGTTTTTATGCCCGTTTTCACTCCACCGTTGAAGGTTATTGCTACCAAAGCTTATGGTGCGGAAGTTATACTAACAGGTGATAATTTTGACGATGCGCTCGCCGCTGCAATGCAACACCGCCAGAAAAGCGGAGCTCATTTTATTCATCCTTTTGATGACCCATTTATCATAGCAGGACAGGGTACTATTGGCCTGGAGATATTCGATCAATTGGAAACAGTTCAGGATGTTCTTGTTCCTATTGGTGGTGGTGGGCTTATAGCTGGCATTGCCATTGCACTTAAGAATCTAAATCCAGAAATTCGTATTATTGGGGTGGAAGCAGAAGGTTCACAATCAATGAAGCTTTCGATTGAGAACAATCAGGTTACGTCCTTGAAATCCGTTCACACCATTGCTGATGGTATTGCTGTTAAAACACCTGGTCATCTGAATTTCAAGGCAGTAAAAGAATTGGTAGATGAGATCGTGATTGTAAATGATGCCGAAATTGCCCGGACAACTTATCTTTTATTGCAGCGGGCGAAGATTCTTGCTGAACCGGCAGGTGTTGCTGCAATGGCAGCGGTGCTGTATAAAAAAGCAAAAATAGAAAAGCGAATCGTTGTGCCTGTTATCTGTGGAGGTAATATCAACATGGGATTGCTTCAGCAGGTGCTGGAAAAAGGGATGATGGATGAAGGTTTGCGCGCAAGAATTCAGGTTTTGATCCCAGACCAGGCAGGTGAGCTTAAATCCATTGTTTCGATCCTGGAAAAGGTCAGGGCCAATATTTTCGATATTTCTCATGAACGATCCATCACTTCTGTTCCAGTCGGTTTTGTGATGGTAACAATAACATTCAACCTACAAGATATTAATCAACTGGATACAATAAAAGAGTTGCTGGATTCCAGGCATATGAAGTACAAAGTTCTCAAATAA